ACACGGTATCTTTGTAATGCTTATGGTCTCCTCTCATCTCAGCATTATCATAACCTACAACTCTTTTACCCTCCCTTATAAATGCAAGAGAATACTTAAGCCTATGCGGTTTGTCTTTTGAATGTGGTACCTTCCATATTTTCATTTCAATAATATTGCCATCGGGTTCAATATTTTTTCTATAGAAAAGTAAATCCACATCCATATATAAGGTATATTATACCTAATACCTAAACGTTGTCAATATAATTTTCTATAACAATAACTTCCCGAGTCGGGACTGATGCAATAGGCTTGAGATATGCAAGTAGAGAGTAACGAGAAGCAAGGGGGAAAGACAGTAAATAGTAAGACAGTAAAAAGCCTGCCTGCCGGTTTCTTGGCAGGTTAATAGTTTTTTTGACCTTGCTTTAGAATCCAAAATATGCTAAATTAGAAGCATGAAGACAACAGTTGATATTCCTGAAAAGGAACTAAAAGAAGCTATCAAATATACCGGCGCAAAGACCAAGCGTGATGCCGTTGTATACGCCATAAAGGATTTCAATAGAAGGCATAAGCTTACAGAACTTGCCAAGATGCTCGGCACCTTCAAAGACTTTATGAGCCGGGACGACCTCAGTGCTATGCGGGAAGACAAAAAGTGGCAGAAGCGGAAGTAGTTCTGATTGATACGTCCAGTTGGATAGAAGCCCTTCGTTCAGCAGGAAGAAGCGATGTGCGCAATCGCGTGATGAGTTTTATGATACAGGGAAGGGCGGCGTGGTGCGACATTGTAACAGTGGAACTCTGGAATGGTGCGAGGGGTGTGTACGAGAAACAAAGACTAAAAGAACTTGATAAAGAAATTGTTTGTTTGCAGACTACCCAAGAGGTATGGCAAACAGCAAGGCAATTAGCGCAAAAATGCAGAACAGCAGGGCAAACAGTCCCCGTTGTTGATTTAGTAATTACAGCGTGTGCACTTTTTTATGGAGTTGCAATAGAACACTGCGACGAACACATAGATTTTATTCTAAAAGCTCAAAGAACATAAGGGAAAACACGTTTTTAAATTCATTCCTCTTCCTCCGCCACTTTTCCCATAGCCCTGAATTTCCCGTAGCGCTCCTCAACGAGTTCGTCAACCGGTTTTTTAATCAATTCGGAAAAATGCTTTTTTAGGACTTTTCCGAGGGCTGAGGCGGTTTCTTTAATATCCCTGTGCGCTCCGCCCACAGGCTCAGGGATTATCTCGTCTATCACGCCGAATTCAAACAAATCCTGCGCCGTAAATTTCAGGGCGTCAGACGCTTTTTCAA
The nucleotide sequence above comes from Nitrospirota bacterium. Encoded proteins:
- a CDS encoding type II toxin-antitoxin system VapB family antitoxin yields the protein MKTTVDIPEKELKEAIKYTGAKTKRDAVVYAIKDFNRRHKLTELAKMLGTFKDFMSRDDLSAMREDKKWQKRK
- a CDS encoding PIN domain-containing protein; its protein translation is MAEAEVVLIDTSSWIEALRSAGRSDVRNRVMSFMIQGRAAWCDIVTVELWNGARGVYEKQRLKELDKEIVCLQTTQEVWQTARQLAQKCRTAGQTVPVVDLVITACALFYGVAIEHCDEHIDFILKAQRT